In the Pseudomonas sp. DTU_2021_1001937_2_SI_NGA_ILE_001 genome, one interval contains:
- a CDS encoding nitrite/sulfite reductase — protein MYVYDEYDQQIIEDRVRQFRDQTRRYLAGELSEEEFRPLRLQNGLYVQRFAPMLRVAVPYGQLNSRQARMLAKIARDYDKGYAHISTRQNVQFNWPALEDVPEILAELATVQMHAIQTSGNCLRNVTTDQFAGVAADELVDPRPWCEIVRQWTTFHPEFAYLPRKFKIAINGSTSDRAAIEVHDIGLEPVRNAAGELGFRVLVGGGLGRTPVVGAFINEFLPWQDLLSYLDAILRVYNRYGRRDNKYKARIKILVKALTPEVFAEKVEAEMAHLRGGPTTLTEAELQRVARHFVDPEYKALENLDAELAALDTEHPGFARWRQRNVLAHKKPGYVAVTLSLKPTGVAPGDVTDKQLDAVADLADQYSFGYLRTSHEQNIILADVEQARLFELWNLLREHGFATPNIGLLTDIICCPGGDFCSLANAKSIPIAESIQRRFDDLDYLFDIGELDLNISGCMNACGHHHVGHIGILGVDKKGEEFYQVSLGGSASRDASLGKILGPSFAQEAMPDVIEKLINVYVEKRTEEERFIDTYNRIGIDPFKERVYAANH, from the coding sequence ATGTACGTATACGACGAGTACGATCAGCAGATCATCGAGGACCGCGTCAGGCAGTTCCGGGATCAGACCCGACGCTACCTGGCGGGAGAGCTGAGCGAAGAGGAATTCCGACCACTGCGCCTGCAGAACGGTCTGTACGTCCAGCGTTTCGCGCCCATGCTGCGCGTCGCCGTGCCTTATGGCCAGCTGAACTCGCGCCAGGCGCGCATGCTGGCGAAGATCGCCCGCGACTACGACAAGGGCTATGCCCACATCAGTACCCGTCAGAACGTGCAGTTCAACTGGCCAGCACTCGAAGACGTACCGGAAATTCTCGCCGAACTGGCCACCGTGCAGATGCACGCCATCCAGACCAGCGGCAACTGCCTGCGCAACGTGACCACCGACCAGTTCGCCGGTGTCGCCGCCGACGAGCTGGTGGACCCGCGGCCCTGGTGCGAGATCGTCCGCCAATGGACCACCTTCCACCCCGAGTTCGCCTACCTGCCGCGCAAGTTCAAGATCGCCATCAACGGCTCGACCAGCGACCGTGCGGCCATCGAAGTGCATGACATCGGCCTGGAACCGGTGCGCAACGCCGCAGGCGAACTGGGCTTCCGCGTGCTGGTGGGTGGCGGCCTGGGCCGTACCCCGGTGGTCGGTGCCTTCATCAACGAGTTCCTGCCCTGGCAGGACCTGCTCAGCTACCTGGACGCCATCCTGCGTGTGTACAACCGCTATGGCCGCCGGGACAACAAGTACAAGGCGCGGATCAAGATCCTGGTCAAGGCCCTGACCCCCGAGGTCTTCGCCGAGAAGGTCGAAGCCGAGATGGCCCACCTGCGTGGCGGCCCGACCACCCTCACCGAGGCCGAACTGCAGCGCGTGGCGCGGCACTTCGTCGACCCCGAGTACAAGGCCCTGGAAAACCTCGACGCCGAATTGGCAGCCCTGGATACCGAGCACCCCGGCTTCGCCCGCTGGCGCCAGCGCAACGTCCTGGCGCACAAGAAGCCCGGCTACGTGGCCGTGACCCTGTCGCTCAAGCCCACTGGCGTAGCGCCAGGCGATGTGACCGACAAGCAGCTCGATGCCGTGGCCGACCTGGCCGACCAGTACAGCTTCGGCTACCTGCGCACTTCCCACGAGCAGAACATCATCCTCGCCGACGTCGAGCAGGCACGCCTGTTCGAGCTGTGGAACCTGCTGCGCGAGCATGGCTTCGCCACGCCGAACATCGGCCTGCTGACCGACATCATCTGCTGCCCGGGCGGCGACTTCTGCTCACTGGCCAACGCCAAGTCGATCCCGATCGCCGAATCCATACAGCGCCGCTTCGACGACCTGGACTACCTGTTCGACATCGGCGAGCTGGACCTCAACATCTCCGGCTGCATGAACGCCTGCGGCCACCACCACGTCGGCCACATCGGCATCCTTGGCGTGGACAAGAAGGGCGAAGAGTTCTACCAGGTGTCGCTGGGTGGCAGTGCCAGCCGTGACGCCAGCCTGGGCAAGATCCTCGGCCCGTCCTTCGCCCAGGAGGCGATGCCCGACGTGATCGAGAAGCTGATCAACGTGTACGTCGAGAAACGTACCGAGGAAGAGCGCTTCATCGACACCTACAACCGTATTGGCATCGACCCTTTCAAGGAGCGCGTCTATGCAGCGAATCATTAA
- a CDS encoding DUF2970 domain-containing protein: protein MDNKNSPTEKKSPPTFWQMLHSVLAAAFGVQSERNRQRDFSHDKPWHFVVLGLGFTLVFALGLLLIVRLVLYFLGA, encoded by the coding sequence ATGGACAACAAGAACAGCCCCACCGAGAAGAAGTCGCCACCCACCTTCTGGCAGATGCTGCACAGCGTTCTGGCCGCTGCCTTCGGCGTGCAGAGCGAGCGCAATCGACAACGGGATTTCAGCCATGACAAGCCCTGGCATTTTGTGGTGCTGGGCCTTGGCTTCACCCTGGTATTCGCCCTCGGGCTGCTGTTGATCGTGCGTCTGGTGCTGTATTTCCTCGGTGCCTGA
- the metH gene encoding methionine synthase, with product MSDRSARHHALLNALKERILILDGGMGTMIQSYRLEEQDYRGERFADWPSDVKGNNDLLLLTRPDVIGAIEKAYLDAGADILETNTFNATRVSQADYGMEALVYELNVEGARIARQVADAKTLETPDRPRFVAGVLGPTSRTCSISPDVNDPGYRNVTFDELVENYTEATRGLIEGGADLILIETIFDTLNAKAAIFAVQQVFEEDGIELPIMISGTITDASGRTLSGQTTEAFWNSVRHAKPISVGLNCALGASDLRPYLEELSNKADTHVSAHPNAGLPNAFGEYDETPAQMAAVVEEFAASGFLNIIGGCCGTTPAHIQAIAEAVAKYSPRTIPEIPKACRLSGLEPFTIDRSSLFVNVGERTNITGSAKFARLIREENYTEALEVALQQVEAGAQVIDINMDEGMLDSQAAMVRFLNLIAGEPDISRVPIMIDSSKWEVIEAGLKCIQGKGIVNSISMKEGVEAFKHHARLCKRYGAAVVVMAFDEVGQADTAARKKEICQRSYDILVNEVGFPPEDIIFDPNIFAVATGIEEHNNYAVDFIEACAYIRHHLPYALSSGGVSNVSFSFRGNNPVREAIHSVFLYHAIRNGLTMGIVNAGQLEIYDEIPAALREKVEDVVLNRTPEGTDALLAIADEYKGDGAAKEAETEEWRSWPVNQRLEHALVKGITAFIVEDTEESRLSFKRPIEVIEGPLMSGMNVVGDLFGSGKMFLPQVVKSARVMKQAVAHLIPFIEAEKGDKPEAKGKILMATVKGDVHDIGKNIVGVVLGCNGYDIVDLGVMVPAEKILQVAKEQKCDIIGLSGLITPSLDEMVHVAREMQRQDFHLPLLIGGATTSKAHTAVKIEPRYSNDAVIYVTDASRAVGVATQLLSKELKPAFVAKTREEYVQVRERTAARSTRTERLPYAQALANKPQFDWSGYTPVKPSFTGTRVLEDIDLNVLAEYIDWTPFFISWDLAGKYPRILTDEVVGEAATVLFDDAQKLLRKLIDEKLIRARAVFGFWPANQVNHDDLEVYGEDGQTLATLHHLRQQTIKPDGKPNLSLADYVAPKDSGVTDYMGGFITTAGIGAEEVAKAYQDKGDDYNAIMVKALADRLAEACAEWLHERVRKAYWGYAADEQLDNEALIREQYSGIRPAPGYPACPDHTEKRTLFNLLDPLPADTAPHTAGRSGVFLTEHYAMFPAAAVSGWYFAHPEAQYFAVGKVDKDQVESYSVRKQQPLEVTERWLAPNLGYEE from the coding sequence ATGTCTGACCGCAGCGCCCGCCATCACGCTCTTCTGAACGCTCTGAAAGAAAGGATTCTGATCCTCGATGGCGGCATGGGCACCATGATCCAGAGCTACCGGCTCGAAGAGCAGGACTACCGCGGCGAACGCTTCGCCGACTGGCCAAGCGACGTCAAAGGCAACAACGACCTGCTGCTTCTGACCCGCCCGGACGTGATTGGTGCCATCGAGAAGGCCTACCTGGACGCCGGTGCCGACATCCTGGAAACCAACACCTTCAACGCCACCCGGGTATCCCAGGCCGACTACGGCATGGAAGCGCTGGTCTACGAACTCAACGTCGAAGGCGCACGCATCGCCCGCCAGGTGGCCGATGCCAAGACCCTGGAAACCCCGGATCGGCCGCGCTTCGTCGCCGGCGTGCTGGGCCCGACCAGCCGCACCTGCTCGATCTCCCCGGACGTCAACGACCCCGGCTACCGCAACGTCACCTTCGACGAGCTGGTGGAGAACTACACCGAGGCCACGCGTGGCCTGATCGAGGGCGGTGCCGACCTGATCCTCATCGAGACCATCTTCGACACCCTCAACGCCAAGGCGGCGATCTTCGCCGTGCAGCAGGTCTTCGAGGAAGACGGCATCGAACTGCCGATCATGATCAGCGGCACCATTACCGACGCCTCGGGCCGTACCCTTTCCGGGCAGACCACCGAGGCCTTCTGGAACTCGGTGCGCCATGCCAAGCCGATCTCGGTGGGCCTGAACTGCGCCCTGGGCGCCAGCGACCTGCGCCCCTACCTCGAAGAGCTGTCGAACAAGGCCGACACCCACGTCTCGGCGCACCCCAACGCCGGCCTGCCGAATGCCTTCGGTGAATACGACGAAACCCCGGCGCAGATGGCCGCCGTGGTCGAGGAGTTCGCTGCCAGCGGCTTCCTGAACATCATCGGGGGTTGCTGCGGCACCACCCCGGCGCATATCCAGGCCATCGCCGAAGCCGTAGCCAAGTACTCGCCACGGACCATTCCCGAGATCCCCAAGGCCTGCCGCCTGTCGGGCCTGGAGCCGTTCACCATCGACCGCAGCTCGCTGTTCGTCAACGTCGGCGAGCGCACCAACATCACCGGCTCCGCCAAGTTCGCCCGGCTGATCCGTGAAGAGAACTACACCGAGGCGTTGGAAGTGGCGCTGCAGCAGGTCGAGGCCGGCGCCCAGGTGATCGACATCAACATGGACGAAGGGATGCTCGACTCCCAGGCCGCCATGGTCCGTTTCCTCAACCTGATCGCCGGCGAGCCGGACATTTCCCGGGTGCCGATCATGATCGACTCCTCCAAATGGGAGGTGATCGAAGCCGGCTTGAAGTGCATCCAGGGCAAGGGCATCGTCAACTCGATCTCCATGAAGGAAGGCGTCGAGGCGTTCAAGCACCACGCCCGGCTGTGCAAGCGCTACGGCGCCGCCGTGGTGGTGATGGCTTTCGACGAGGTCGGCCAGGCCGACACCGCCGCACGCAAGAAGGAAATCTGCCAGCGCAGCTACGACATCCTGGTCAATGAAGTGGGCTTCCCGCCGGAAGACATCATCTTCGACCCGAACATCTTCGCCGTGGCCACCGGCATCGAAGAGCACAACAACTACGCCGTCGACTTCATCGAGGCCTGTGCCTACATTCGCCACCACCTGCCCTACGCGCTATCCAGTGGTGGCGTGTCCAACGTGTCGTTCTCGTTCCGTGGCAACAACCCGGTGCGCGAGGCGATCCACTCGGTGTTCCTATACCACGCGATCCGCAATGGCCTGACCATGGGTATCGTCAACGCCGGCCAGCTGGAGATCTACGACGAGATCCCCGCCGCACTGCGTGAGAAGGTCGAGGACGTGGTGCTCAACCGTACCCCGGAAGGCACCGATGCGTTGCTGGCGATCGCCGACGAATACAAAGGCGATGGTGCCGCCAAGGAAGCCGAGACCGAAGAGTGGCGCAGCTGGCCGGTGAATCAGCGCCTGGAACATGCGCTGGTCAAGGGCATCACCGCGTTCATCGTCGAAGACACCGAAGAATCGCGGCTGTCGTTCAAGCGTCCCATCGAGGTCATCGAAGGCCCGCTGATGTCAGGCATGAACGTGGTTGGCGACCTGTTCGGCTCGGGCAAGATGTTCCTGCCCCAAGTGGTCAAGTCCGCACGGGTGATGAAACAGGCCGTGGCGCACCTGATCCCGTTCATCGAGGCCGAGAAGGGCGACAAACCGGAAGCCAAGGGCAAGATCCTCATGGCCACGGTCAAGGGCGACGTGCACGACATCGGCAAGAACATCGTCGGCGTGGTGCTGGGCTGCAATGGCTACGATATCGTCGACCTGGGCGTGATGGTGCCGGCGGAGAAGATCCTGCAGGTCGCCAAGGAGCAGAAATGCGACATCATCGGCCTGTCGGGATTGATCACCCCGTCGCTCGACGAGATGGTCCACGTCGCCCGCGAAATGCAGCGCCAGGACTTCCACCTGCCGCTGCTGATCGGCGGCGCCACCACCTCCAAGGCGCACACCGCGGTGAAGATCGAGCCGCGCTACAGCAATGACGCGGTGATCTACGTCACCGACGCCTCGCGTGCCGTCGGCGTGGCCACGCAACTGCTGTCCAAGGAGCTGAAACCGGCGTTCGTGGCCAAGACCCGCGAGGAATACGTACAGGTGCGCGAGCGCACTGCCGCGCGCAGCACCCGTACCGAGCGCCTGCCCTACGCCCAGGCCCTGGCCAACAAGCCGCAGTTCGACTGGTCCGGCTACACTCCGGTCAAGCCGAGCTTCACCGGCACCCGCGTGCTGGAAGACATCGACCTCAACGTGCTGGCCGAGTACATCGACTGGACACCCTTCTTCATTTCCTGGGACCTGGCGGGCAAGTACCCGCGCATCCTCACCGACGAAGTGGTCGGCGAAGCCGCCACGGTGCTGTTCGACGACGCGCAGAAGCTGCTGCGCAAGCTGATCGACGAGAAGCTCATCCGTGCCCGCGCGGTATTCGGCTTCTGGCCGGCCAACCAGGTCAACCATGACGACCTGGAAGTCTACGGCGAAGACGGCCAGACCCTGGCCACCCTGCACCACCTGCGCCAGCAGACCATCAAGCCCGACGGCAAGCCGAACCTGTCGCTGGCCGACTATGTGGCGCCCAAGGACAGCGGCGTTACCGACTACATGGGCGGTTTCATTACCACCGCCGGCATCGGCGCCGAGGAAGTGGCCAAGGCCTACCAGGACAAGGGCGACGACTATAACGCGATCATGGTCAAGGCCCTCGCCGACCGCCTCGCCGAAGCCTGTGCCGAATGGCTGCACGAGCGGGTGCGCAAGGCGTACTGGGGCTATGCGGCCGACGAGCAACTGGACAACGAGGCGCTGATTCGCGAGCAGTACAGCGGTATCCGCCCTGCCCCCGGTTACCCCGCCTGCCCTGACCACACCGAGAAGCGCACCCTGTTCAATCTGCTCGACCCATTGCCAGCGGATACGGCACCGCACACGGCAGGCCGCAGCGGTGTGTTCCTCACCGAGCACTATGCGATGTTCCCGGCCGCCGCTGTCAGCGGCTGGTACTTCGCCCACCCCGAGGCGCAGTATTTCGCCGTGGGCAAGGTCGACAAGGATCAGGTGGAAAGCTACAGCGTGCGCAAACAGCAGCCGCTGGAAGTGACCGAACGCTGGCTGGCGCCGAACCTGGGCTACGAGGAGTAA
- a CDS encoding fatty acid cis/trans isomerase, with protein sequence MPYRLLASLALLLSCCTLQAGDLPVPVSYTRDIQPILTEKCVACHACNDAPCQLNLGSAEGLLRGANKVPVYQGERTQAVDPTRLFYDASGQAAWQRKGFYSVLEAHGGQPALLGRMLELAQQNPLPPNSKLPDDIVLGINRENLCPLPEEFNGYAAAHSTQGMPLAVSGLDAAEYQTLQRWLAAGAPVDQQALRPSATEAAQIAEWEALLNRPGAREVLVARWLYEHLFLAHIYFEGGETGHFFQWVRSRTPSGQPVDIIATRRPNDDPGRDRFFYRLVPVQGVIVHKTHITYAMGPNKLKRVQQLFYGNDWQAQAVPGYGPGHRANPFLTFEAIPARARYQFMLDNAEYFVRSFIRGPVCRGQIATDVIRDHFWVLFQDPSSDLYLTDARYQGQATPLLAMPGQNDDVGSVLGLWLAYKDRRNAYEDLRRDHYAKAPPADWPTLWTGNDNALLTVFRHFDSATVNKGLIGDVPKSTWLFDYPLLERTYYQLVVNFDVYGNIAHQAQTRLYFDLIRNGAEINFMRLMPADRREDLLGDLYQDSGKIKMWLDYQSIDDDTPSRLRLDEKRTLRDFAGQLLRRVGPLNVAPDPINRCPTDGRCARPGLPAQISQAEQALSRLASRPASRLKVIEWLPEATMLRVEDSGGHREIYSVLRNRAHSNVAFLLGESYRYLPKHDTLTVYPGVLSSYPNFMFNVPAGEVPAFVQATEQVTDQPGFEKLVERWGVRRTHPQFWKMFHDLNRYVQEHEPVEAGVLDMNRYENL encoded by the coding sequence ATGCCGTACCGTCTGCTGGCAAGCCTTGCCTTGTTGCTGTCTTGCTGCACGCTTCAGGCGGGCGATCTGCCCGTGCCTGTTTCTTACACCCGTGACATCCAGCCGATCCTCACCGAGAAGTGCGTGGCTTGCCATGCCTGCAACGACGCGCCCTGCCAGCTCAACCTCGGCAGCGCCGAGGGGCTGCTGCGCGGTGCCAACAAGGTGCCGGTTTACCAGGGCGAACGCACCCAGGCGGTGGACCCCACCCGGTTGTTCTACGATGCCAGCGGCCAGGCAGCCTGGCAGCGCAAGGGCTTCTACTCGGTGCTTGAAGCGCACGGCGGCCAGCCGGCTCTGCTGGGGCGCATGCTGGAGCTTGCGCAACAGAACCCGTTGCCGCCCAACAGCAAACTGCCCGATGACATCGTGCTGGGCATCAACCGCGAAAACCTTTGCCCATTGCCTGAAGAGTTCAACGGCTACGCCGCCGCGCATTCCACCCAGGGCATGCCGCTGGCGGTGAGTGGCCTGGATGCCGCCGAGTATCAGACGCTGCAGCGCTGGCTGGCGGCGGGGGCGCCGGTGGACCAGCAGGCGTTGCGGCCCAGTGCCACCGAGGCAGCGCAGATAGCCGAGTGGGAAGCCTTGCTCAACCGCCCGGGCGCCCGTGAGGTCCTGGTGGCGCGCTGGCTGTATGAGCACCTGTTTCTCGCGCATATCTATTTCGAAGGCGGCGAGACGGGGCATTTCTTCCAGTGGGTGCGTTCGCGCACCCCCAGTGGCCAGCCCGTGGACATCATCGCCACTCGGCGGCCCAACGACGATCCGGGTCGTGACCGGTTCTTCTATCGCCTGGTGCCGGTACAGGGCGTCATCGTTCACAAGACCCACATCACCTATGCCATGGGGCCGAACAAGCTCAAGCGCGTGCAGCAGCTGTTCTATGGCAACGACTGGCAGGCCCAGGCGGTCCCGGGTTACGGTCCCGGTCACCGGGCCAACCCCTTCCTGACCTTCGAGGCGATTCCGGCACGGGCGCGCTATCAGTTCATGCTCGACAACGCCGAGTACTTCGTGCGCAGCTTCATCCGTGGCCCGGTGTGCCGAGGGCAGATCGCCACCGATGTGATTCGCGACCATTTCTGGGTGCTGTTCCAGGACCCCTCCAGCGACCTGTACCTCACCGACGCGCGTTACCAGGGTCAGGCCACGCCGCTGCTGGCCATGCCGGGGCAGAATGACGACGTGGGCAGCGTGCTGGGCCTGTGGCTGGCCTACAAAGACCGCCGCAACGCCTACGAAGACCTGCGTCGTGACCATTACGCCAAGGCGCCGCCCGCCGATTGGCCGACCCTGTGGACCGGCAACGACAATGCCTTGCTCACCGTTTTCCGCCATTTCGACAGCGCCACGGTGAACAAGGGCCTGATCGGCGACGTGCCCAAATCCACCTGGCTGTTCGACTACCCGCTGCTGGAACGCACCTATTACCAGTTGGTGGTCAATTTCGACGTGTACGGCAATATCGCCCACCAGGCACAGACCCGCCTGTATTTCGACCTGATCCGCAATGGCGCGGAGATCAACTTCATGCGCTTGATGCCGGCCGACCGTCGCGAAGACCTGCTCGGCGACCTGTACCAGGACTCCGGCAAGATCAAGATGTGGCTGGATTACCAGAGCATCGACGACGACACGCCAAGCCGCCTGCGCCTGGACGAAAAGCGCACGCTGCGCGATTTTGCCGGGCAGCTGCTGCGCCGCGTCGGGCCGCTGAACGTCGCGCCAGACCCGATCAACCGTTGCCCGACCGATGGCCGCTGCGCCAGGCCCGGCCTGCCCGCGCAGATCAGTCAGGCCGAGCAGGCGCTCAGTCGCCTGGCGTCGCGTCCGGCTTCGCGGTTGAAGGTGATTGAGTGGCTGCCTGAGGCGACCATGCTGCGTGTCGAAGACAGCGGCGGCCATCGTGAAATCTACAGCGTGCTGCGCAACCGTGCGCACAGCAACGTGGCGTTCCTGCTCGGCGAGTCGTATCGCTATTTGCCCAAGCACGACACCCTGACCGTCTATCCCGGTGTGCTGAGCAGTTACCCGAACTTCATGTTCAACGTGCCAGCTGGCGAGGTGCCAGCGTTCGTCCAGGCCACGGAGCAGGTCACCGACCAGCCAGGCTTCGAGAAACTGGTCGAGCGCTGGGGCGTGCGACGCACCCATCCGCAGTTCTGGAAAATGTTCCACGACCTGAACCGCTACGTTCAGGAACACGAACCGGTCGAAGCCGGTGTGCTGGACATGAATCGCTACGAAAACCTCTGA
- a CDS encoding acyltransferase, whose product MLISVQALRAIAAWVVVCHHFMQIFFDFKASGPIGEFFVSRGAVGVDIFFVISGLVIYLSTCKRDIPASQFIAHRLFRIVPAYWLYTLAMGLLLLWAAPWLPHQVIGWQNFILSLFFLPSENPGGYGLYPTLNVGWTLNYEMFFYLLFSLVFLFERRVRPLIITVALLAVTELLARKMLSGSLPGRFYGNDIVYEFLLGIGIGMAHQRGWIREALWLPLAGLALGVMLILQLDNSQRLLHWGLPSALIVLCCVSLEPLFRGSELLKKLGDCSYSVYLLHVLVLYGGLLLAQRYSLNPYLVFAFCVPIIAGGAWLSYEWIEKGLYQRMKAWLDTRRTARQAVALS is encoded by the coding sequence ATGCTGATTTCGGTTCAGGCCCTGCGGGCAATCGCCGCATGGGTCGTGGTGTGCCATCACTTCATGCAGATCTTCTTCGACTTCAAGGCCAGCGGGCCGATCGGCGAATTCTTCGTTTCCAGAGGCGCGGTCGGCGTCGATATCTTTTTCGTCATCAGTGGGCTGGTGATCTACCTCTCCACCTGCAAGCGCGACATCCCCGCCAGTCAGTTCATCGCCCATCGTCTGTTCCGTATCGTGCCTGCCTACTGGCTGTACACCCTGGCCATGGGGTTGCTGTTACTGTGGGCCGCGCCCTGGCTGCCGCACCAGGTGATCGGCTGGCAGAACTTCATTCTCTCGCTGTTCTTCCTGCCCTCGGAGAACCCTGGCGGCTATGGCCTGTACCCGACGCTGAATGTCGGCTGGACGCTCAACTACGAGATGTTCTTCTACCTGCTGTTCTCCCTGGTGTTTCTCTTCGAGCGACGCGTGCGCCCGCTGATCATTACCGTGGCGCTGCTGGCAGTTACCGAGCTGCTGGCGCGCAAGATGCTCAGCGGTTCGCTGCCCGGCCGCTTCTACGGCAACGACATCGTCTATGAATTCCTCCTGGGTATCGGTATCGGCATGGCTCACCAGCGCGGCTGGATTCGCGAGGCGCTGTGGTTGCCGCTGGCCGGCCTGGCACTTGGGGTGATGCTGATTCTGCAACTCGATAACAGCCAGCGCCTGCTGCACTGGGGCCTGCCCAGCGCACTGATCGTGCTGTGCTGCGTGTCTCTGGAGCCGCTGTTTCGCGGCAGCGAGCTACTCAAGAAGCTTGGCGATTGCTCGTATTCGGTGTACCTGCTGCACGTACTGGTGCTGTATGGCGGTCTGCTGCTGGCGCAGCGCTACAGCCTCAACCCGTATCTGGTGTTCGCCTTCTGCGTGCCGATCATCGCCGGGGGTGCCTGGCTGAGCTACGAATGGATCGAGAAGGGTCTGTACCAGCGCATGAAGGCCTGGCTGGACACTCGTCGCACGGCGCGTCAGGCGGTAGCACTTTCCTGA
- the cobM gene encoding precorrin-4 C(11)-methyltransferase — MTVYFIGAGPGDPDLITVKGQRLIQQCPVLIYAGSLVPSAVLEGHSAVQVVDSAGLHLEQIIALMKSAHAQGQDVARVHSGDPSLYGAIGEQIRHLRELGIPFEIIPGVTATAACAALLETELTLPDVAQTVILTRYADSSPMPAGEALGDLARHGATLAIHLGVKNLGRIVEELLPHYGQDCPVAVVHRASWPDQDWVRGTLADIEVQVQAKGFRRTALILVGRVLAADNFADSALYRASHAHLFRP, encoded by the coding sequence GTGACTGTCTATTTCATCGGCGCCGGGCCCGGCGATCCGGACCTGATCACCGTCAAGGGCCAACGGCTGATCCAACAGTGCCCGGTGCTCATCTACGCCGGCTCGCTGGTGCCGTCCGCGGTCCTGGAGGGCCACAGCGCCGTGCAGGTGGTCGATAGCGCAGGGCTGCACCTGGAGCAGATCATCGCGCTGATGAAATCTGCTCATGCACAAGGCCAGGATGTCGCCCGGGTCCACTCCGGCGACCCAAGCCTGTATGGCGCAATCGGCGAGCAGATCCGCCACCTGCGCGAGCTGGGCATCCCCTTCGAGATCATTCCCGGGGTCACCGCCACGGCCGCCTGCGCGGCGCTGCTGGAGACTGAACTGACCCTGCCAGACGTCGCCCAGACGGTGATACTCACCCGCTACGCCGACAGCTCGCCGATGCCGGCCGGCGAAGCGTTAGGTGATCTGGCGCGGCATGGCGCGACCCTGGCCATTCACCTGGGGGTGAAGAACCTTGGGCGCATCGTCGAAGAATTGCTGCCGCATTATGGCCAGGACTGCCCGGTGGCGGTGGTGCATCGCGCCAGCTGGCCAGACCAGGACTGGGTGCGCGGGACCCTGGCGGACATCGAGGTCCAGGTGCAGGCCAAGGGCTTCAGACGCACGGCCCTGATTCTGGTCGGGCGGGTGCTGGCAGCGGACAATTTCGCCGACTCGGCGCTGTATCGCGCCAGCCACGCCCACCTTTTCCGCCCCTGA
- the nfuA gene encoding Fe-S biogenesis protein NfuA, whose product MTAITITDAAHDYLADLLEKQNTPGIGIRIFITQPGTQYAETCIAYCKPGEEKPDDKAVGLKRFTAWIDGFSEAFLEDAIVDYATDRMGGQLTIKAPNAKVPMVSADSPINERINYYLQTEINPGLASHGGQVSLIDVVEEGEQNIAVLQFGGGCQGCGQADVTLKEGIERTLLERIPELHGVRDVTDHSQKENAYY is encoded by the coding sequence ATGACCGCCATAACCATTACCGATGCTGCCCACGATTACCTGGCCGACCTGCTGGAAAAGCAGAACACCCCAGGTATCGGCATCCGTATCTTCATCACCCAGCCGGGTACCCAGTACGCCGAAACCTGCATCGCCTACTGCAAGCCCGGCGAAGAGAAGCCGGACGACAAGGCCGTGGGCCTCAAGCGCTTCACTGCCTGGATCGACGGTTTCAGCGAGGCCTTCCTGGAAGATGCCATCGTCGACTACGCCACCGACCGCATGGGTGGCCAGCTGACCATCAAGGCCCCCAACGCCAAGGTGCCGATGGTCAGCGCCGACAGTCCGATCAACGAGCGCATCAACTACTACCTGCAAACCGAGATCAACCCCGGTCTGGCCAGTCATGGCGGCCAGGTCAGCCTGATCGACGTGGTGGAAGAGGGCGAGCAGAACATTGCCGTGCTGCAGTTCGGCGGCGGTTGCCAGGGCTGCGGACAGGCCGACGTGACCCTCAAGGAAGGCATCGAGCGCACCCTACTGGAGCGCATTCCCGAGTTGCACGGTGTGCGTGACGTCACCGACCACAGCCAGAAAGAGAACGCCTACTACTGA
- a CDS encoding cobalamin biosynthesis protein, producing MSASNKSQLAIGLGCQAECSAEALRALIDASLAEQGLSLAQVGGLACIERRRDTPGLHALAAELGLPLVFFTAAQLQPFDAQLSHRSALAFKHTGCHGVAESAALALAAQLNAGTARLLIPYRKSRQATFALASAG from the coding sequence ATGTCGGCGAGCAATAAAAGCCAGTTGGCCATCGGCCTGGGTTGCCAGGCCGAGTGCAGCGCCGAGGCGCTACGCGCGCTGATCGACGCCAGCCTGGCCGAACAGGGCCTGAGCCTGGCGCAGGTCGGCGGCCTGGCCTGCATCGAACGACGCCGCGACACACCGGGCCTGCATGCCCTGGCTGCCGAGCTGGGCCTGCCGCTGGTGTTTTTCACTGCCGCGCAGTTGCAGCCCTTCGACGCACAGCTGAGCCATCGTTCGGCATTGGCGTTCAAGCACACCGGCTGCCACGGGGTGGCCGAAAGCGCGGCACTGGCCCTGGCCGCTCAGCTGAACGCTGGCACAGCACGGCTGCTGATCCCCTACCGCAAGAGCCGCCAGGCGACATTCGCCTTGGCAAGTGCTGGCTGA